The DNA region TCTCCTTTTACAGCCCGACATCCTTAATTACTTTTTTTACCGCCTCTGCCGAATTCCTGAACGCCTTTTGCTCGGACTCGTCCATATCCAATTCCAAGACCTGCCGGACCCCGCTTTTGTTGACTACCGCCGGAAGGCTCAGGTATACATCTTTAACCCCAAGATATCCGTTGATCAGAGAAGAAACCGGCAAAATGGCGTTTTCATCATTGATGACCGCCTGGGTGATCCTGACCAGCGCAAGGCCTATGCCGTAAGAGGTTTCGCCTTTGCGCTCGATTATCTTATACGCCGAATCCCTTACCTCGGCGAAGATGGAATTGAATTCGTCCTCAGGGCGGCAGATATGGTTATTCGAACATACCGAACAATAATTCTTAAATAGCGCCCCGCCGATCATCGCCTTGCTCCAGACCGCGAATTCGCTGTCCCCGTGCTCTCCCAGGATATAGGCGTGGATATTATGCGGATCCACCCCGCAATGTTTGCTTAACAGGAAACGAAAACGCGCGGTATCTAAAACCGTGCCGGAACTCATCACCTGGCCGGCAGGCTTTCCGGAGATCTTATAAGCGGCGTAAGCCAGGATATCCACGGGATTAGTTACTACAAGTAAAAGGGCGTTCGGCGCGTGCTTTATGATCTCCGGGATCATCCGCTTAAACAGGCCCGCGTTATCCCTGACCAGATCGATCCGGGATTGTCCGGGCTTTTGTTTGCTGCCCGCGGTTATAACCACAATGTCGGAATTCCTGATATCCGGGTAATCGCCCGCGATCACTTCTACCGCCGGTATATACGGAGCGCCGTGGGAAAGGTCCATTACCTCGCCTTCCAGCCTCTTGCGGTCCAGGTCCACTATCACGATCTGCCTGGCCAGCGCCCTGCTCATTAAAGCATACGCATAGCGCATGCCTACGTTGCCGCATCCGATTATCGAAACCTTGGGTCTAAGATCATCCATAACGCCCTCTTTCTCTAAACATCCACGCCTATCCATTTACGTATCGCCAGCCCGATCAGGAAGTTTATACCGGCGATCCCCAAACTTATACCTGCCATTTCCATAAATCGCGCCTTGAATTTCAAACCTTTCGCTACCGAGATATAAAAAGTAAAAATAAAGATCGCCAGCAGCGCGAAAAGAACAACCAGGCTTAAACAAACAAATATATTCTTGAAAATCAAATACGGCGAGATCAATAAAGCCACGGTAAAACAATAGGCGATCCCGGTATAAATACTGGCCTTTAAGGGATCCTTCTTTGTTTCCTCCTGCTTGGTGGAAAGGTATTCCGAAGCAGCCATAGATAGAGCCGCGGCGATCCCGGTGATCAATCCGACTATAGCAACCAGGCGGGTTTTCTGCAATGCCAGGCTGAAACCCACCAGCGCGCCGGTCAATTCCACTAACGCGTCATTTAGCCCGAGAACCACGGAACTAACATACATCAGGCCTTCTTCGTCTACCAGGTCGATAAGTTCTTTTTCATGCGCTTCCTCATCATCGATGAGCCGGGAGACCGCAGGTGATACGTCCCTTAATTTAACATAGAAATCCTGAGCCAGGGCCTCTGCGTTCTCTAAAAGTTTCAAGCCAAAGGTGATCCCGAAGATCCTGGCTACCCAGACATAAAATAATATCTTTAACCGGTCCGGCTCGACATCCTCGCCGGAAATACCTTTCCAGAATTCATAGTGCGACAATTCATCCCGGGATATCTTTTCCAGGATGGCTGCCCGCCCTTTATCCTTCAGCGTTTGCCCAACTTGATGATAAATAAAATACTCGGTTATTTCATTTCTCTGGGCCTTCAGGACATTCTTTTTTAATTCCTGCGTCAGCATGTTCCTTTTTGGCATTTTCGCCGGCTAAAGAACTTGTATAATTCCATTGCCCATAACGGGAACGAGGAGATCGCGATCACCAGGAACCAATCAAATAAGCCGAGGGCTTCAGTCTTGAATACTGTCTGCAGGAACGGCATATACACTACAGCCATCTGCAGAAAGAATGAAACCAGGCAGGCCAGGATAAGTTTTTTGTTGGTGAATATGCCT from Candidatus Omnitrophota bacterium includes:
- a CDS encoding L-lactate dehydrogenase, which produces MDDLRPKVSIIGCGNVGMRYAYALMSRALARQIVIVDLDRKRLEGEVMDLSHGAPYIPAVEVIAGDYPDIRNSDIVVITAGSKQKPGQSRIDLVRDNAGLFKRMIPEIIKHAPNALLLVVTNPVDILAYAAYKISGKPAGQVMSSGTVLDTARFRFLLSKHCGVDPHNIHAYILGEHGDSEFAVWSKAMIGGALFKNYCSVCSNNHICRPEDEFNSIFAEVRDSAYKIIERKGETSYGIGLALVRITQAVINDENAILPVSSLINGYLGVKDVYLSLPAVVNKSGVRQVLELDMDESEQKAFRNSAEAVKKVIKDVGL
- a CDS encoding VIT1/CCC1 transporter family protein yields the protein MPKRNMLTQELKKNVLKAQRNEITEYFIYHQVGQTLKDKGRAAILEKISRDELSHYEFWKGISGEDVEPDRLKILFYVWVARIFGITFGLKLLENAEALAQDFYVKLRDVSPAVSRLIDDEEAHEKELIDLVDEEGLMYVSSVVLGLNDALVELTGALVGFSLALQKTRLVAIVGLITGIAAALSMAASEYLSTKQEETKKDPLKASIYTGIAYCFTVALLISPYLIFKNIFVCLSLVVLFALLAIFIFTFYISVAKGLKFKARFMEMAGISLGIAGINFLIGLAIRKWIGVDV